The following coding sequences are from one Nicotiana tomentosiformis chromosome 3, ASM39032v3, whole genome shotgun sequence window:
- the LOC138907551 gene encoding uncharacterized protein translates to MDNKQDNFWEKGLVILHTCVIKGCRKIVELKMYMAPKKKARTGQKANVTPGVTVDPIIDDAVASQAQRSSVGPTSSSHQGESASSKVNKFLQLDPLVFTGVDPEEDPQDFIDEMHKALRVMHATETEGLELAFYRLKGVAYSWFELWEESREEGSLPEYYMEFACLSKYAIHMLSTMEARVRKLHIVQGLSPLVINEASTAALNYDMNYGKMVAFAQATKTRKLNNRMEHQSSSKARFTGNFGGSSSGSGGRSTFRGVSSGPSQSFAQSSIGAQSSGPSQGNRGPHQQGRPDRRFQQRRRPCPKCGRMHFGSYFMDLPVCYGCR, encoded by the exons atggataataagcaagataatttctgggaaAAAGGATTGGTTATCTTACatacatgtgttatcaaaggatgtaggaagattgttgagctaaaaatg tacatggcacctaaaaagaaggcaagaactggccaaaaaGCCAATGTCActccaggagtgacagttgaccctataattgatgatgcgg tggcttctcaggcccagagatcgagtgttgggccaaCTTCTTCCAGTCATCagggggaatctgctagttccaaggtgaacaagtttcttcaattAGATCCTCTAGTGTTTACAGGTgttgatcccgaggaggacccccaggacttcattgatgagatgcataaagCTCTcagggttatgcatgctacagagacggagggatTAGAGTTGGCCTtttaccgcctgaaaggggtggcctattcttggtttgagttatgggaggaatcccgtgaggagggaagccttccg GAGTACTATATGGAGTTTGcatgcctgtccaagtatgctattcacatgttgtcCACTATGGAAGCTAGAGTGCGCAAACTCCAtattgtacagggccttagccccttggttatcaacgaggcctctacagctgccttgaattacgatatgaactatggtaagatggtggcatttgctcaagccacaaagACCCGCAAATTAAATAATAGAATGGAGcatcagagtagcagcaaggcccggttcacaggcaactttggtggttcttccagtGGTAGTGGTGGTAGGTCGACATTCAGGGGAgtgtcatcaggaccatcccagTCTTTCGCCCAGTCTTCGATAGGTGCACaatcatctggacccagtcagggcaacaggggaccccaccagcagggtcggcccgatagaaggtttcagcagcggaggcgtccatgccctaagtgtgggaggatgcactttgggtcctatttcatggacctaccagtatgtTATGGGTGTCGTTAg